A part of Cervus elaphus chromosome 11, mCerEla1.1, whole genome shotgun sequence genomic DNA contains:
- the TSPYL6 gene encoding testis-specific Y-encoded-like protein 6, with protein sequence MSEGSLETVALPPLQLPEEGGAPQAPADASSTPQLPTDGAHGRGGARVGPEEVGPPTEGREATFASGAANSSLGNGFQCETGGEKALETCDTGRSESELTAGGKAAEAKTERGPIFPEAVNQEERVEVEKPVGEEREVVEEHRGVEEAKGEAGAPTRSEGLHRKALESSQLEVDAGNAQADPAFLQVERRYRRVRQHFLQWRKHVIRHIPGFWVTAFRNHPQLSALISGRDAEILSYLADLEVKELRRPRMGYKFKFLFRRNPYFRNKWLVKEYEVTPSGQVVSFSTPITWHPGHEAQVFLYRNQDLMCGFVAWFSDNSLPEPDRIAEIIKEDLWPEALQYYLLDEAPHRARLLQIRGPAETPRPPGFPSG encoded by the coding sequence ATGAGCGAGGGCAGCTTGGAGACTGTCGCGCTCCCACCGCTCCAGCTTCCGGAGGAGGGGGGCGCACCCCAGGCTCCCGCGGACGCCAGCTCTACTCCCCAGCTCCCAACTGATGGGGCTCACGGTCGTGGAGGGGCCCGAGTGGGACCAGAGGAGGTCGGGCCACCCACGGAGGGCAGGGAAGCAACCTTTGCCTCTGGGGCAGCCAACAGCAGCCTGGGAAATGGTTTTCAGTGTGAAACTGGCGGGGAGAAGGCCCTAGAAACCTGTGACACTGGGAGATCAGAGTCTGAGCTGACGGCTGGAGGGAAGGCGGCGGAAGCTAAGACCGAAAGGGGCCCCATCTTTCCAGAAGCAGTGAACCAGGAGGAGAGGGTTGAAGTGGAGAAGCCAGTGGGTGAGGAAAGGGAAGTGGTGGAGGAACACAGAGGGGTAGAGGAGGCAAAGGGCGAGGCAGGGGCCCCAACCCGGAGTGAGGGTCTCCACCGGAAAGCCCTGGAGTCCAGCCAGCTGGAAGTGGACGCCGGGAACGCTCAGGCTGACCCGGCCTTCCTCCAGGTGGAGCGCAGGTACAGGCGCGTGCGTCAACACTTCCTCCAGTGGAGGAAGCACGTCATTCGGCACATCCCCGGCTTCTGGGTCACTGCCTTTCGGAACCACCCGCAGCTATCTGCCCTGATTAGCGGCAGAGACGCAGAGATATTAAGCTACTTAGCCGATTTGGAGGTGAAAGAGCTCAGACGTCCTAGGATGGGCTATAAATTCAAGTTCCTCTTTCGAAGAAACCCATACTTCAGAAACAAGTGGCTTGTGAAGGAATACGAGGTCACACCCTCCGGCCAAGTGGTGTCTTTTTCCACTCCGATCACATGGCACCCGGGTCATGAAGCCCAGGTCTTCCTTTATAGGAACCAAGACCTCATGTGTGGCTTTGTTGCCTGGTTTTCAGACAACAGCCTTCCAGAGCCTGACAGGATTGCTGAGATTATCAAAGAGGACCTCTGGCCAGAGGCACTGCAATACTACTTACTGGATGAAGCACCCCACAGAGCTAGACTTCTCCAGATCAGGGGACCAGCGGAGACCCCCAGGCCCCCTGGGTTCCCATCTGGCTAA